Proteins from a genomic interval of Mesobacillus sp. S13:
- a CDS encoding GNAT family N-acetyltransferase produces the protein MLISEKSFKIKDLHYIIRSAVERDAESLSKLRLQIDGETENLDREPGEAFIDPQGFQALIKADSESDRNLFLVAETDGRLIGFSRCAGTELKRFMHKVEFGVGVLKEFWGYGVGKNLLQESISWADENGIKKITLNVMESNENAKKLYEKLGFEVEGLLKDAKLLSDGKYYNMIVMGRLNNVDEGVRNE, from the coding sequence ATGCTGATTAGTGAAAAGAGTTTTAAAATTAAGGACTTGCATTACATCATTCGGTCTGCGGTCGAAAGGGATGCGGAGTCATTATCTAAGTTAAGGCTGCAAATTGATGGTGAAACTGAAAATCTTGACCGTGAACCAGGAGAGGCATTCATTGATCCGCAAGGCTTTCAAGCACTCATAAAAGCGGATTCGGAGAGTGACAGAAACCTATTTTTGGTGGCTGAAACTGATGGAAGACTTATCGGCTTTTCAAGATGCGCTGGAACTGAACTGAAGAGATTCATGCATAAGGTTGAATTCGGGGTCGGTGTTTTAAAAGAATTCTGGGGATATGGTGTCGGCAAAAACCTTTTACAGGAATCGATTTCATGGGCAGACGAGAATGGAATTAAAAAAATAACTTTGAATGTGATGGAATCGAACGAAAATGCCAAGAAGCTTTATGAAAAGTTAGGCTTTGAAGTGGAAGGCCTCTTGAAGGATGCCAAGCTTCTATCTGACGGGAAATATTATAATATGATTGTTATGGGGCGCTTAAATAATGTTGATGAGGGGGTTAGGAATGAATAA
- a CDS encoding SOS response-associated peptidase: protein MCGRFSLFEDIGSLKEQFQFDFPDDLDARYNIAPGQDILTVINHGERRIGTRMRWGLIPFWADDEKIGYKMINARAETVNEKASFKHALKQRRCLILTDGFYEWKKEGKQKQPYRFGMKNKKPFALAGLWENWSKDGKEITSCTIITTSPNEVTEKVHDRMPVILPEDKLDLWLDSSVYQTQELKELLVPYEAGFMEVYPVSTAINSAKNEGKDLIAPINSL, encoded by the coding sequence ATGTGCGGAAGGTTTTCATTGTTTGAGGATATTGGCTCCTTAAAAGAACAATTTCAATTCGATTTCCCGGATGACCTTGATGCCAGGTACAATATCGCTCCTGGACAGGACATCTTGACAGTGATCAATCATGGAGAACGAAGAATAGGTACCAGGATGAGGTGGGGATTGATTCCCTTCTGGGCGGACGATGAGAAAATAGGCTATAAAATGATCAATGCACGTGCCGAGACAGTGAATGAAAAAGCGAGCTTTAAGCATGCTCTTAAACAAAGGCGGTGCCTGATCCTTACTGATGGTTTTTATGAATGGAAAAAAGAAGGGAAACAGAAGCAGCCATACCGTTTTGGGATGAAAAATAAAAAACCTTTTGCTTTAGCAGGACTGTGGGAAAACTGGAGTAAGGACGGGAAGGAGATTACTTCCTGTACGATTATCACGACCAGTCCAAATGAAGTCACCGAAAAAGTTCATGACAGAATGCCTGTGATTCTTCCTGAAGACAAGCTTGATCTGTGGCTTGATTCTTCTGTTTATCAAACTCAAGAACTTAAAGAGCTTTTGGTTCCCTATGAGGCTGGTTTCATGGAAGTTTACCCAGTTTCGACCGCAATAAATTCGGCCAAAAATGAAGGTAAAGACTTAATTGCTCCAATAAACAGCTTGTAA
- a CDS encoding AMP-binding protein, which yields MLPYTVGELLEVQAKKYPEHEAVVYADRDLRMNYKEFNMLCRKAARGLMKLGVKKGEHIAAWSSNTPEWVVSQFATGKMGAVLVTVNTNYRTAELEYLLKQSDSTTIILMEQFKDASYIDMVYEIVPELKTSEPGKLESSTLPYLKNVIVMGEKRFPGTYCWQDILDMAGDVTEEELDEQMATLKQSDVINMQYTSGTTGFPKGVMLTHSNIVNNAYNVASAMKLTDQDRLCIPVPFFHCFGCVMGTLACATVGATMVPVQEFSPKAVLETVEKEKCTALHGVPTMFIAELNDPDFGKYDLSSLRTGIMAGSNCPIEVMKAVNEKMGATEITIAYGQTESSPVITQTRTNDPLELRVETVGKALPEVEVKIVKPGTMEEVPRGVQGELCTRGYHVMDGYYKNPDATREAIDGEGWLHTGDLAVMDENGYCRVTGRLKDMIIRGGENIYPREIEEFLYRHPKVLDVQVVGIPDSVYGEEVMAWIILKDGEAATAEEIKEYCKGKISKHKIPRYIEFTDSYPMTASGKIQKFKLKEQALEAVEELKNV from the coding sequence TTATGCGGACCGTGACTTGAGGATGAATTACAAGGAGTTCAACATGCTGTGCCGCAAAGCTGCTAGAGGGTTGATGAAGCTGGGTGTGAAGAAAGGTGAGCATATTGCTGCCTGGTCCTCTAATACTCCGGAATGGGTAGTGTCCCAGTTTGCCACAGGAAAGATGGGGGCAGTCCTTGTTACGGTCAATACAAATTACCGGACTGCCGAATTGGAGTATCTATTAAAACAGTCTGATTCCACAACAATCATTTTGATGGAGCAATTTAAAGATGCTTCTTATATTGACATGGTCTACGAGATTGTTCCAGAGTTGAAAACGAGTGAGCCAGGCAAGCTTGAAAGCAGTACCCTGCCATACTTGAAAAATGTGATTGTAATGGGAGAAAAGCGTTTCCCGGGCACGTACTGCTGGCAAGATATCCTGGATATGGCCGGTGATGTGACAGAGGAGGAACTCGACGAGCAAATGGCCACTCTGAAGCAGAGCGATGTCATTAATATGCAGTATACTTCAGGTACGACTGGATTTCCTAAGGGAGTGATGCTGACTCATAGCAATATTGTCAATAACGCCTATAATGTCGCATCCGCAATGAAGCTTACGGATCAAGATAGATTGTGTATCCCCGTCCCATTTTTCCATTGCTTCGGCTGTGTGATGGGGACGCTCGCTTGTGCCACTGTGGGTGCTACGATGGTGCCAGTCCAGGAGTTCAGTCCAAAAGCAGTTCTTGAGACTGTCGAAAAAGAAAAGTGCACTGCGCTTCACGGAGTTCCAACGATGTTCATCGCTGAGCTGAATGATCCGGACTTCGGAAAATATGATCTGTCCTCCTTGAGAACCGGTATCATGGCTGGATCGAATTGCCCAATTGAAGTAATGAAAGCTGTCAATGAGAAAATGGGCGCTACAGAAATTACAATTGCCTACGGCCAAACAGAATCCTCTCCGGTTATCACACAAACCAGGACGAATGATCCACTGGAATTGAGGGTTGAAACAGTAGGTAAAGCCCTTCCTGAGGTTGAGGTAAAGATTGTCAAGCCAGGCACGATGGAGGAAGTTCCAAGAGGAGTTCAGGGAGAACTATGCACTCGCGGTTATCATGTGATGGATGGGTATTATAAAAATCCTGACGCAACAAGGGAAGCAATAGATGGCGAAGGCTGGCTTCATACAGGGGATCTGGCAGTAATGGATGAAAACGGCTATTGCCGAGTAACGGGCAGATTAAAAGATATGATCATCAGGGGCGGGGAAAACATTTATCCGCGTGAAATCGAAGAATTCCTGTACAGACATCCAAAAGTCCTTGATGTCCAGGTAGTAGGCATCCCAGACAGCGTATATGGCGAGGAAGTCATGGCTTGGATCATTTTAAAGGATGGAGAAGCTGCCACAGCGGAAGAAATCAAAGAATATTGCAAGGGTAAAATTTCAAAACATAAAATTCCAAGATATATCGAATTCACGGATAGCTATCCAATGACCGCATCAGGTAAAATACAGAAGTTCAAGCTGAAAGAGCAGGCCTTGGAAGCTGTGGAAGAGTTGAAAAACGTATAA
- a CDS encoding threonine aldolase family protein, which yields MNKTLQEAFNQSTYQLTGHGSRNVQVLKDAFDKVDGQLDSDLYGEGKVIENFQDKMVAFLGKEKAVFFPSGTMAQQIALRIWCDEKGLPKVAYHPLSHLEIHEEDGLKELHNIKTILIADETRAIELKDVVSMEESVACLLLELPQREIGGQLPSYETLEDISKYCRKKGIRLHLDGARLLEVLPFYEKTASEVCQLFDSVYLSFYKGIGGIAGAILAGEDKFIAKSKVWKRRYGGDLISLYPYIISADYYFNQKSHKMPLYYENAKELADFYNSCHSVYTLPEVPVSNMFHVHFPYSKEEIEPGLTEVMRKTGVGFINHLRATGESSCYFEVSVGDRYEKVPKDEVKRAFQKLDEWMLNKFPS from the coding sequence ATGAATAAAACCTTACAGGAAGCTTTTAATCAATCAACCTATCAGTTGACCGGCCATGGCTCGCGAAATGTCCAGGTATTAAAGGATGCATTTGACAAAGTCGATGGACAGCTTGATAGTGATCTTTACGGAGAAGGAAAAGTAATCGAGAATTTTCAGGACAAGATGGTTGCGTTCCTCGGCAAGGAGAAGGCTGTTTTCTTTCCGAGTGGAACGATGGCACAACAGATCGCATTACGTATTTGGTGTGATGAGAAAGGATTGCCAAAAGTAGCCTATCATCCGTTAAGTCACCTGGAAATCCACGAGGAGGACGGACTAAAGGAATTACATAATATCAAAACCATCCTCATAGCAGATGAAACCCGTGCCATCGAGCTTAAAGATGTTGTATCCATGGAGGAGTCCGTTGCATGTCTATTGCTTGAATTGCCGCAAAGAGAAATCGGCGGGCAGCTTCCAAGCTATGAAACTCTTGAAGATATATCAAAATATTGCCGGAAGAAGGGTATAAGGCTGCATCTTGACGGAGCCAGGCTTCTGGAGGTCTTGCCTTTTTATGAAAAAACGGCTTCGGAAGTGTGCCAACTATTTGACAGTGTCTATCTCTCATTTTACAAGGGAATAGGGGGAATTGCAGGTGCAATCCTTGCGGGTGAGGATAAATTTATCGCTAAATCAAAGGTATGGAAAAGGCGATATGGAGGAGATTTGATTAGCCTTTACCCATATATTATTTCAGCAGATTATTACTTCAATCAGAAATCACACAAAATGCCGTTGTATTATGAGAATGCAAAGGAACTGGCGGACTTCTATAATTCGTGCCATTCCGTATATACTCTGCCCGAAGTTCCTGTTTCGAACATGTTTCATGTACATTTTCCATATTCCAAAGAGGAAATCGAACCAGGTTTAACAGAAGTAATGCGCAAAACAGGAGTGGGATTTATCAATCATCTAAGGGCAACAGGAGAATCTTCATGTTATTTTGAAGTAAGCGTTGGTGATCGTTATGAGAAAGTTCCTAAAGACGAAGTGAAAAGAGCCTTTCAAAAGCTTGATGAGTGGATGTTGAATAAATTTCCATCATGA